A genomic window from Emys orbicularis isolate rEmyOrb1 chromosome 8, rEmyOrb1.hap1, whole genome shotgun sequence includes:
- the PDE4B gene encoding 3',5'-cyclic-AMP phosphodiesterase 4B isoform X2, with translation MPEANYLLSVSWGYIKFKRMLNRELTHLSEMSRSGNQVSEYISNTFLDKQNDVEIPSPTQKDREKKKKQQLMTQISGVKKLMHSSSLNNTSISRFGVKTEKEDHLAKELEDLNKWGLNIFNVARYSHSRPLTCIMYAIFQERDLLKTFKISSDTFVTYMMTLEDHYHSDVAYHNSLHAADVAQSTHVLLSTPALDAVFTDLEILAAIFAAAIHDVDHPGVSNQFLINTNSELALMYNDESVLENHHLAVGFKLLQEEHCDIFQNLSKKQRQTLRKMVIDMVLATDMSKHMSLLADLKTMVETKKVTSSGVLLLDNYTDRIQVLRNMVHCADLSNPTKSLELYRQWTDRIMEEFFQQGDKERERGMEISPMCDKHTASVEKSQVGFIDYIVHPLWETWADLVQPDAQDILDTLEDNRNWYQSMIPQSPSPPLDERNRDCQGLMEKFQFELTLEEEDSDGPEKERESISYFSNTKTLCVIDPGKRESQEEANIEIVTEDMSPVDT, from the exons ATGCCTGAAGCAAACTATTTGTTATCTGTATCTTGGGGTTACATCAAG TTCAAGAGAATGCTAAACCGGGAGCTGACACACCTCTCAGAGATGAGCCGATCCGGGAACCAAGTGTCTGAATACATTTCAAACACTTTCCTGG ACAAACAAAATGATGTGGAGATTCCCTCTCCCACACAGAAAGacagagagaagaagaaaaaacagcagCTCATGACACAGATCAGTGGAGTGAAAAAATTAATGCATAGTTCAAGCTTAAACAATACCAGCATTTCGCGGTTTGGtgtgaaaacagaaaaggaaGACCATCTGGCCAAG GAATTGGAGGATCTAAATAAATGGGGTCTTAACATATTTAATGTTGCAAGATATTCACACAGCAGACCCCTCACCTGTATTATGTATGCCATATTTCAG GAGAGAGATCTActaaaaacattcaaaatctCATCTGACACCTTTGTAACTTACATGATGACTTTGGAAGACCACTACCATTCCGATGTAGCCTACCATAACAGCCTACATGCTGCTGATGTGGCCCAGTCGACACACGTTCTTCTTTCTACGCCTGCATTAGAT GCTGTCTTCACAGATTTGGAAATCCTTGCAGCTATTTTTGCAGCTGCAATTCATGATGTGGATCACCCTGGTGTCTCCAACCAATTTCTTATTAATACAA ATTCTGAACTAGCTCTGATGTACAATGATGAATCTGTCTTGGAAAACCACCATCTTGCTGTGGGTTTCAAACTGCTGCAAGAAGAACACTGTGATATCTTCCAGAACCTTTCGAAGAAACAGCGTCAGACTCTCAGGAAAATGGTGATAGACATG GTGTTGGCAACAGATATGTCCAAACATATGAGCCTTTTGGCAGATCTAAAGACTATGGTGGAAACTAAGAAAGTGACAAGTTCAGGAGTTCTCCTTTTGGATAACTATACAGATCGTATACAG GTTCTCCGAAATATGGTACATTGTGCAGATTTGAGTAATCCCACAAAATCCCTGGAATTATATCGGCAGTGGACAGACAGAATCATGGAGGAATTTTTCCAGCAGGGAGACAAAGAAcgagagagaggaatggaaatTAGTCCAATGTGTGACAAACACACAGCCTCCGTGGAGAAATCACAG GTTGGATTCATTGATTACATCGTCCATCCACTTTGGGAGACCTGGGCGGACCTAGTGCAGCCTGACGCACAAGACATCCTGGATACTTTAGAAGACAATAGGAACTGGTACCAGAGTATGATACCTCaaagtccctcccctccccttgatGAACGGAATAGAGACTGTCAGGGTCTAATGGAGAAGTTCCAGTTTGAACTGACTCTTGAAGAGGAGGATTCAGATGGACCTGAAAAGGAGCGTGAGAGTATCAGCTATTTTAGCAATACAAAGACACTCTGTGTGATTGACCCGGGCAAAAGGGAATCACAAGAAGAAGCTAATATAGAAATTGTGACAGAAGATATGTCACCTGTTGATACATAA